A single Candidatus Acetothermia bacterium DNA region contains:
- a CDS encoding dipeptide epimerase has product MEASVFRFRFKLEKPFRIAIGYTKEKEEIVVRLVDSAGNVGWGEASPSPLILSATSDTVLAALDVLIPTILGEDPRRLRYLMDKMDRALHGHAPAKAAVDIALHDLVGHITGEPVWRLLGGSRAEPVDTDFTVGIDAPEAMAAEAKALVAAGFRTIKVKVGEDPQVDVARVQAIRDAVGDAVTIRIDANQGWTRPEAVWALTRMAEYDVQFVEQPVAAEDIEGLAWVRRRSPIPVMADEAVHTPADALRVVRAEAADYVNIKLMKAGGLWRAREIAAICGAAGIPNMIGGMVESNLSATAAVHFAIAESNVIFRDLDIGERPETQLVAEGGSHIEAGHQVLTDPEAPGFGVRRLQEEWLVPVKTYRLGEGGGRRDKTVA; this is encoded by the coding sequence GTGGAGGCAAGCGTGTTCCGGTTTCGCTTTAAGCTGGAGAAGCCATTCCGGATAGCCATCGGGTACACGAAAGAGAAGGAAGAGATCGTCGTCCGTCTCGTGGACAGTGCTGGCAATGTGGGGTGGGGTGAGGCCTCGCCAAGCCCCCTCATCTTGAGCGCCACCTCGGATACGGTGCTCGCCGCCCTGGACGTGTTGATCCCCACGATCCTCGGGGAGGACCCCCGGCGACTGCGGTACCTTATGGACAAGATGGACCGGGCCCTTCACGGCCACGCCCCGGCCAAGGCCGCGGTGGACATAGCCCTCCACGATCTGGTCGGGCACATCACCGGGGAGCCGGTGTGGCGCCTGTTGGGAGGAAGCCGCGCCGAGCCTGTGGACACCGATTTCACAGTGGGGATCGACGCCCCGGAGGCCATGGCCGCTGAGGCCAAGGCCCTCGTGGCCGCGGGCTTCCGCACGATCAAGGTGAAGGTGGGCGAGGATCCTCAGGTGGACGTTGCCCGAGTGCAGGCGATCCGGGACGCGGTAGGGGATGCGGTGACCATCCGCATTGATGCCAACCAGGGCTGGACGCGTCCGGAGGCGGTATGGGCTCTGACCAGGATGGCCGAATACGACGTCCAGTTCGTGGAGCAACCGGTGGCCGCGGAGGACATCGAGGGGTTGGCGTGGGTGCGCCGCCGGTCCCCGATCCCGGTGATGGCCGACGAGGCTGTGCACACCCCCGCCGATGCGTTGCGGGTGGTACGGGCGGAGGCCGCCGATTACGTGAACATCAAGCTCATGAAGGCGGGGGGGCTATGGCGGGCTCGGGAGATCGCGGCCATCTGTGGGGCGGCGGGGATCCCCAACATGATCGGGGGGATGGTGGAGTCGAACCTGTCGGCCACAGCGGCGGTGCACTTCGCCATCGCCGAGAGCAACGTGATCTTCCGCGATCTGGACATCGGGGAGCGGCCGGAGACCCAGCTCGTGGCCGAAGGCGGGTCGCACATCGAGGCCGGCCATCAGGTATTGACCGATCCCGAGGCCCCGGGGTTTGGGGTTCGACGTCTCCAGGAGGAGTGGCTCGTCCCCGTGAAGACCTACCGCTTAGGAGAAGGAGGTGGGAGAAGGGACAAGACCGTGGCGTAG
- a CDS encoding ABC transporter substrate-binding protein yields MKKVAELIFLALLAGGLVGWAVPPRDTLIIGARTDIIVDLDPARAYEVFTDLVIEQYYDALVNIVIEEGEVVARPGLAVSWEVSSDGLTWTFHLRRGAKFHSGREVTADDVVYSFHRSLSLNFAPIWILSQYVPSKDMIAKVDDHTVAITTKEPVAELIIASVIGFQGICSILDRELVQAHATEVDPWANEWLKTNDAGSGPFILVEWSPNERIILDRFDGYWAGPAGVKRIIIVDIPEPAAQKLALDKGDVDIAWDLLPELVDLYRGLPGFTVVEGPGWGIEYLAVNAGKPPFDNELVREAIRWAVDYDAIIYGIQKGAAIYGQTIIPAGMFGHLPETPFHKDLEKAKALLAQAGYAEGFEVEMLSSTHPRRVAIATQVQADLAQIGIKVNITQMVSAQFYEIYRAQKHQMLVAGWGVDYADPDSLAKPFAHCCTTGPEAPVRQLAWRNMYVDCETTQRVEEAAQELDPEKRRAMYEEIQQRLLHKGPYVILYYPLNQVVTRAVVQGLKLNPMLSFTEFWPVAKTG; encoded by the coding sequence TTGAAGAAAGTCGCGGAGTTGATTTTTTTGGCATTGCTCGCAGGCGGGCTGGTGGGGTGGGCGGTGCCTCCACGGGACACCCTCATCATCGGGGCCCGCACGGACATCATCGTGGACCTGGACCCGGCACGGGCGTACGAGGTGTTCACCGATCTCGTCATCGAGCAGTACTACGATGCCTTGGTCAACATCGTCATCGAAGAGGGTGAAGTGGTGGCTAGGCCGGGGCTTGCCGTAAGCTGGGAGGTCTCCTCAGACGGGTTGACCTGGACCTTCCACCTCCGCAGAGGGGCTAAGTTCCATTCCGGCCGAGAGGTCACCGCCGACGATGTGGTGTACTCGTTCCATCGCTCGCTGAGTCTCAATTTCGCCCCGATTTGGATCCTCTCCCAATACGTGCCGAGCAAAGACATGATCGCGAAGGTCGACGATCACACGGTGGCCATCACCACGAAGGAGCCGGTAGCGGAGCTCATCATCGCTTCGGTGATCGGCTTTCAGGGGATCTGTTCTATCCTCGACCGTGAGTTGGTGCAGGCCCACGCTACGGAGGTCGATCCGTGGGCCAACGAGTGGCTCAAAACCAACGATGCCGGGTCTGGGCCGTTCATCCTCGTGGAGTGGTCACCCAATGAGCGCATCATCCTCGACCGGTTCGACGGGTACTGGGCCGGGCCGGCTGGGGTGAAGCGCATCATCATCGTCGACATCCCTGAGCCGGCGGCCCAGAAGCTCGCCCTCGACAAGGGCGACGTCGACATCGCTTGGGACCTCCTGCCGGAGCTGGTGGACCTGTACCGGGGCCTCCCCGGGTTCACGGTGGTGGAGGGGCCGGGGTGGGGCATCGAGTACCTCGCGGTGAACGCCGGAAAACCTCCGTTCGACAACGAACTCGTGCGTGAGGCCATCCGGTGGGCGGTGGATTACGACGCGATCATTTACGGGATCCAGAAAGGCGCAGCCATCTACGGCCAGACGATCATCCCCGCTGGGATGTTCGGGCATCTCCCGGAAACCCCCTTCCACAAGGACTTGGAGAAAGCCAAGGCCCTCCTGGCCCAGGCGGGATACGCGGAAGGGTTCGAGGTGGAGATGCTCTCCAGCACGCACCCGCGGCGGGTAGCCATCGCCACCCAAGTCCAGGCCGACCTCGCCCAGATCGGGATCAAGGTGAACATCACCCAGATGGTGTCCGCCCAGTTCTACGAGATCTACCGGGCGCAGAAGCACCAGATGCTCGTGGCCGGGTGGGGTGTGGACTACGCTGACCCCGATAGCCTGGCCAAACCGTTCGCCCACTGTTGTACCACTGGGCCCGAAGCCCCGGTGCGACAGCTGGCGTGGCGGAACATGTACGTGGACTGCGAGACCACCCAGCGTGTCGAGGAAGCAGCCCAGGAGTTGGACCCCGAGAAACGGCGGGCCATGTACGAGGAGATCCAGCAGCGGCTCCTGCACAAAGGTCCGTACGTGATCCTCTACTACCCCCTCAACCAGGTGGTCACCCGGGCCGTGGTCCAGGGGCTTAAGCTGAACCCGATGCTGAGCTTCACCGAGTTCTGGCCGGTCGCGAAGACGGGCTGA
- a CDS encoding ABC transporter permease has protein sequence MVGYVVRRLVWMVLVLWGVTTITFFVARVIPADPVGAILGPQAPPEAIEREKERWGLDRPMHVQYVRYIAGLLRRDLGVSLRTRRPVLQDILYYFPNTLELALAALFIGVVMGIALGVVSAVRSGQAVDHASRVFAIVGLSMPAFWLGLLLLLIFYHTLGWLPGPGQLPYYFPRPPRVTGFLSLDCFLARDWTALGSYLLHLIMPAFTLGWLSTASITRITRSSMLEVLREEYIKTARMKGLREGVVVIKHAFKNALLPVITVIGIRVASLLEGAVLTETVFAWPGLGRYATHSFLSIDFNAVVGVALFMALLYAVCNLAVDLLYAYLNPKIRYV, from the coding sequence ATGGTTGGTTACGTCGTACGCCGGTTGGTATGGATGGTCCTCGTCCTGTGGGGGGTGACGACGATCACGTTTTTCGTGGCCCGCGTGATCCCCGCTGACCCGGTAGGTGCGATCCTCGGCCCCCAGGCACCCCCGGAGGCCATTGAGCGGGAGAAGGAGCGTTGGGGCCTGGACAGGCCCATGCACGTCCAGTATGTCCGGTACATCGCCGGGCTCCTGCGGAGGGACCTCGGGGTGTCACTGCGCACACGGCGGCCGGTCTTGCAGGACATCCTTTACTACTTCCCCAATACGTTAGAGCTCGCCTTGGCAGCCCTGTTCATCGGCGTGGTGATGGGGATCGCTCTAGGGGTGGTGTCCGCGGTGCGCAGCGGCCAGGCGGTGGACCACGCGTCGCGGGTGTTCGCCATCGTGGGGCTTTCCATGCCCGCCTTCTGGCTTGGGCTCCTTTTGCTGTTGATTTTCTACCACACCCTGGGGTGGCTGCCTGGTCCGGGCCAGCTCCCTTATTACTTCCCACGCCCCCCGCGCGTCACGGGGTTCCTTAGCCTGGATTGCTTCCTCGCTCGAGATTGGACGGCCTTGGGGAGTTACCTCCTTCATCTGATCATGCCGGCGTTCACTTTGGGGTGGCTCTCCACCGCTTCCATCACCCGCATCACCCGCTCGAGCATGCTCGAGGTGCTTCGGGAGGAATACATCAAGACGGCGCGGATGAAGGGCCTGCGGGAGGGCGTAGTCGTCATTAAGCACGCCTTCAAGAACGCCCTCCTGCCGGTCATCACGGTGATCGGGATCCGGGTGGCCAGCCTCCTGGAGGGGGCGGTGCTTACGGAAACCGTGTTCGCCTGGCCAGGGCTGGGCCGGTACGCGACGCACTCGTTTCTGTCCATCGACTTCAACGCCGTCGTCGGGGTGGCCCTGTTCATGGCCCTCCTCTACGCGGTGTGCAACCTGGCCGTGGACCTCCTGTACGCGTACCTCAACCCCAAGATCCGGTACGTGTGA
- a CDS encoding ABC transporter permease — protein MRGLTWGDVGRQLLRNPLSLTGTVIIVALLLLALLAPYIAPFNPYATNPTQKLLPPSRTNLMGTDGLGRDVFSRMLYGTRISLWIALLILLIAGTLGTAVGIVAGYVGGFWDNLLMRITDVFMAFPQLILAMAVAAALGPNLTNVVIAISFGAWTVFARLARSRAIAVREEDFIEAARAVGAGPLRILFVHILPMAMSPVIIQGTLSMGGIILTAAGLGFLGFGAQPPSPEWGLMVSDGRNFMPHAWWVSTFPGLAIMITVLGFNLIGDGIRDILDPRMR, from the coding sequence ATGAGGGGACTGACCTGGGGCGACGTGGGGCGGCAGCTCTTGCGCAATCCACTGTCGCTTACGGGCACGGTGATCATCGTTGCGCTCCTGCTGCTGGCGCTGCTTGCCCCGTACATCGCCCCGTTCAACCCCTACGCCACCAACCCCACTCAGAAGCTGCTTCCCCCGAGCAGGACCAACTTGATGGGCACCGATGGGCTCGGCCGGGACGTGTTCAGCCGTATGCTCTATGGGACCAGGATCTCCTTGTGGATCGCGCTCCTCATCCTCCTCATCGCGGGCACCCTGGGCACGGCGGTGGGCATCGTGGCTGGATACGTGGGCGGGTTTTGGGATAACCTACTGATGAGGATCACCGACGTTTTCATGGCTTTTCCCCAACTAATCCTAGCCATGGCTGTGGCGGCCGCCCTAGGGCCGAACCTCACCAACGTGGTGATCGCCATCTCGTTCGGGGCGTGGACGGTGTTCGCCCGTCTGGCGCGCAGCCGGGCCATCGCGGTGCGGGAGGAGGACTTCATCGAAGCTGCCCGGGCCGTAGGGGCGGGTCCGCTGCGAATCCTGTTCGTACACATCCTCCCCATGGCCATGAGCCCGGTGATCATCCAGGGCACACTCAGCATGGGGGGGATCATCCTCACCGCCGCCGGGCTGGGGTTCCTGGGGTTTGGTGCCCAACCCCCCAGCCCGGAGTGGGGCCTCATGGTCAGCGACGGCCGCAACTTCATGCCCCATGCATGGTGGGTGTCCACGTTCCCAGGGCTCGCGATCATGATCACCGTGCTCGGGTTCAACCTCATCGGGGACGGAATCCGGGACATCCTTGATCCCCGTATGCGCTGA